In Thermomicrobiales bacterium, the sequence ATCGATCATCTGGACAAGCGCTTCGATTCCGTTGCCGCTGTGCAGGACGTCTCGTTCGACATCGAGGCGGGTGAGTTCATCACCATGCTCGGGCCGAGCGGATCCGGCAAGACCACGACGCTGATGATGATCGCCGGGTTCGAGATCCCGACGTCCGGTGAGATCTACATCGACTCGTCTCCCGTCGCCACCATCCCGCCATTCCGACGCAACATCGGAATGGTCTTTCAGAACTACGCGCTGTTCCCGCACATGACCGTCGCCGAGAACATCGCCTTCCCGCTGAAGATGCGCAAGGTGGATAAGGCAACGATCGAGCGACGCGTCGGTGAGGTGCTGGAGGCGGTGCGGCTGCCCGACTACGGTCGGCGCTACCCACGGCAGCTCTCCGGCGGCCAGCAGCAGCGCATCGCCCTGGCGCGCGCGATCGTCTTCAATCCGCGCGTGCTGCTGATGGACGAGCCACTCGGCGCGCTGGACAAGAAGCTCCGCGAGGAGATGCAGCTCGAAATCCGGCGTCTTCATCAGGAATTGGGAATCACGTTCATCTACGTGACCCACGACCAGGAGGAGGCGCTGGTTATGTCCGATCGCATCGTCGTGATGAACAATGGTCGTGTCGTCCAGATCGGCGATCCCCGCGATCTGTACGATCGCCCCTGCAACCGCTTCGTCGCGTCGTTCATCGGTGAATCAAATTTCCTGGAGGGGGCGATCGTCAGCGGCGCGGACGGTACGCATACCGTGCAGATTGGCGACACGACGCTGAAGGCGGTTGGCGTCGAAGGATTGCCCTCGGGCGACCCAGCGGTCGTCGCCATCCGGCCGGAGAAGCTCAGCTTCATGGACAACGGCTTCGTCCCCGATGCGGCGCAGAATGTCTTCGACGCGACGGTCGTCGAGGCGGCCTTCGTCGGTGACACGCGCCGCTACGTGATGCAGACCGACACCGGCTCGCAGATCGTGTTACGCCAGCAGCAACGCTTTGGTGTGCCGAGCTATGGGCCGGGCGAGCGCGTTCGGATCGTCTGCCACGTCGAGGATACGCGGATCGTCGCGGCGGAATAGTCGCCGGGAACGGAGGAAGTCATGGCGCAATCACCCGCGACAACACCCGCCCCGAGCGACATGCGGCGCTCGCAAGCCGAAAACGCGCGCATACTGGCGCGGCAGCGACGCGCCGTCCAGCTGCGCTACATCGTGCTGGTGTTGCCGATCGTGCTCTATCTGGCGTTCTTCTACGGCTACCCGGTGCTGGCGATGCTCTTCCGCAGCATCAATGAGCCGACCTGGACGCTCGACCACTTCGCCGAGATCTTCCGCACCTCCGTCTACGCCCACGTGCTCTGGATCACCGTCCAGATATCGCTGGTCGTGACCGTCGTGACGCTGCTGCTGGCCTATCCGCTGGCGTACCTGCTCTCGTCGGTCAGCAGCTCGAAGGCGAATTTGCTGATGATCCTCGTGCTGGTGCCGTTCTGGACCAGCATCCTCGTCCGCACCTACGCCTGGATGGTGCTGCTGGGGCGTTTCGGGATCATCAACAACTTCCTGATCTGGATCGGAATTATTGACGAGCCGCTGCGCCTGCTGAACACGCGCCTGGCAGTCTATATCGCGATGGTGCAGATCCTGATGCCGTTCATGGTGCTGCCGCTCTACAGCGTTATGCGTGGCATCGACCGCAATCTGATGCGCGCGGCCGAGGGTTTGGGCGCGCGGCCGGATCA encodes:
- a CDS encoding ABC transporter permease; the protein is MAQSPATTPAPSDMRRSQAENARILARQRRAVQLRYIVLVLPIVLYLAFFYGYPVLAMLFRSINEPTWTLDHFAEIFRTSVYAHVLWITVQISLVVTVVTLLLAYPLAYLLSSVSSSKANLLMILVLVPFWTSILVRTYAWMVLLGRFGIINNFLIWIGIIDEPLRLLNTRLAVYIAMVQILMPFMVLPLYSVMRGIDRNLMRAAEGLGARPDQVFRRIFFPLSLPGIAAGCLLVFILSLGFFITPALVGGPKDVMISVLIEQQVNTLFNWPFASALAAVLLAGALLIFAVFNRILGVENIFGGTPS
- a CDS encoding ABC transporter ATP-binding protein; the encoded protein is MATETAGQTPAATERHHDRTGATVRIDHLDKRFDSVAAVQDVSFDIEAGEFITMLGPSGSGKTTTLMMIAGFEIPTSGEIYIDSSPVATIPPFRRNIGMVFQNYALFPHMTVAENIAFPLKMRKVDKATIERRVGEVLEAVRLPDYGRRYPRQLSGGQQQRIALARAIVFNPRVLLMDEPLGALDKKLREEMQLEIRRLHQELGITFIYVTHDQEEALVMSDRIVVMNNGRVVQIGDPRDLYDRPCNRFVASFIGESNFLEGAIVSGADGTHTVQIGDTTLKAVGVEGLPSGDPAVVAIRPEKLSFMDNGFVPDAAQNVFDATVVEAAFVGDTRRYVMQTDTGSQIVLRQQQRFGVPSYGPGERVRIVCHVEDTRIVAAE